GACCTTCGCGGCGGCCTCGGCCGAGGTCACGACGGGAAGGACCTCGAAGTCCACCAGGTCCTGCCACTGATCCATCCATGCCTCCAGCAGGCGACGGTCCTCGCATTCCATGACCTGATAGCAAGCCTGGAGGTCACTCGTGACCCAGCTGTTCACGTAGCGCAGGCCGTCCGGAGCCAGTCGGCCGCGGTCTCGAAAGCGGCGGTACACCGGTCCCGGATCACCC
The window above is part of the Myxococcota bacterium genome. Proteins encoded here:
- a CDS encoding DUF3303 family protein, with the protein product MLYMVLERFKGDPGPVYRRFRDRGRLAPDGLRYVNSWVTSDLQACYQVMECEDRRLLEAWMDQWQDLVDFEVLPVVTSAEAAAKVLGAGPAGQR